GATGTATGCTCCACTTACCAGGGTTCTGTGGCTCCTTAATGCTCCACACCTGAACAAGATCCACGGGCTTGGACCTCGTCTGTTTGTACGACTGTTGGTTGGGGTGGTGCGGCTGTGGAGCTGCGATTCCATAGCTGTGGAGGTGGGATTCCTGCTGTGAGCCATGATGCGGGTGGTGTGGGGCTGGGGCTACATAGCTTTGGGAGTGGGATTCAGGCTGAGGAGCGTGATGCGAGTGCTGAAGGGGTGCGGGTGCATAGCTTTGGGAATGGGATTCAGGTGGAGGAGCGTGATGCGGGTGGTGTGGGACTGGGGCTCCATAGCTGTGAGAATGCGATTCACGCTGAGAACCGTGATGCGAGTGCTGAGGTGGTGTGGGTCCATAGCTTTGGGAGTGGGATTCAGGTCGAGGAATATGATGTGGGTTGTGGGAGTGCTTGCCGCATTCCTCCAAATCCAGCTCGATGCGTTTCTGGGAAATAATCAGCTCGCGAAGAGCACCTTCGATTTGCCTCGTGTTCAACGGCCTGAGATCTCTCACTGCACTCGAGAGACCCTCGAGACGAGTCTCCTGGGTGCGATTGAGATGCTTGAGTTGGTGATCCAGAATGCCCAATTTGTGGTTGGAGTCCTCGCTCAACTCCTTTACACCGGACAAGCTCTTCAGCTCCACTTCAATGTTAATTTGCGAAGTTTCTAGACTGTCGAATGAGCACTGCAGTCCATTGAGTTGGGGCAAGACAGTTCGCGTAACCAGCTTCGTGAGGCCGTCGATGCTGCGGTCGATCCCGCGGGCACTTTGGATTAAGTGCTTCTGATAGGCGTCAAGCTTGGCCTCCAGGTGGAGGATCAAGTGCTTGGTTCCCTCCTGGAGCAGAGCCAGATCGTGGAGCTCCTTTGCCGTTCTCTTGGCATAATCATGCCCCTGCCGGGAGTTATTGGCGAAGGTTTCCAATAATGCTTCGGCTTGGGCCTCAGGAAATTATTCTG
The sequence above is a segment of the Drosophila miranda strain MSH22 chromosome 4, D.miranda_PacBio2.1, whole genome shotgun sequence genome. Coding sequences within it:
- the LOC108164236 gene encoding LOW QUALITY PROTEIN: serine/arginine repetitive matrix protein 1 (The sequence of the model RefSeq protein was modified relative to this genomic sequence to represent the inferred CDS: inserted 1 base in 1 codon) — its product is MNILLSLLFVGCICSCLGDDERITELLTKNTEELSETNALLTSIDTVGKRIEANLKEQREALQVIGLVEQLLAKQNXFPEAQAEALLETFANNSRQGHDYAKRTAKELHDLALLQEGTKHLILHLEAKLDAYQKHLIQSARGIDRSIDGLTKLVTRTVLPQLNGLQCSFDSLETSQINIEVELKSLSGVKELSEDSNHKLGILDHQLKHLNRTQETRLEGLSSAVRDLRPLNTRQIEGALRELIISQKRIELDLEECGKHSHNPHHIPRPESHSQSYGPTPPQHSHHGSQRESHSHSYGAPVPHHPHHAPPPESHSQSYAPAPLQHSHHAPQPESHSQSYVAPAPHHPHHGSQQESHLHSYGIAAPQPHHPNQQSYKQTRSKPVDLVQVWSIKEPQNPGEHSENHRVSAYAESPEPRAEHASSSNPRHNEKSESHQNTGAASSHSVSWQHPLPWEEVSPYHSAPNPSQPWKPASPHQPLPRPQPKQKPCEKGHSAGYASSPASPQSYKPQKGSKSGSGSVHEHIAQPDDSIRIWYGDDSIKDAY